The Candidatus Nitrospira nitrificans genome segment CCGGTCGTGGAGAGATCGCAGCATGCGGGCAAATCCGTGGATCACGCCGTTTGGCCCACCGATGATTCGCGCGGGATCGCCGTCGAGATCGTGATAGATGCGAGACAGACAGGCGGTGAGTCCGATCCCCCCCGGAACCGAATCCAATTCGGTGATCACCATGCCGTCCTGCGTAGGAATAATATCGGGCCTGATGACGTCGGGCAGGGCGTCTCGAAACCGTTTCATGCGACTGTATTGGACTAATGCAGCCGGCTTCCCTTGATCGAGGTAGCCTGCGATCCAGGTCGGTTGGATTCCCTTGACGCTTTCGGTGTACAGCCGATTCAATCCTCGATAGAACGACAGCAGGTGTGGCCCTAAATCGGTGAAGAACCGCAGCTGCTCGGATGACAGGTACAACGGGCAAGGACAGACTCGCCAGGACGTGACCGTCCGCAGGTCTGAAGCGGAGCCCTGTAGCGGCAAGGTGGATGGAGATCCGAACAAGTTCGCGCGACACAACCGCTCGCGAATGGCCGCGCAGCGGTCGCGTGCCGCCTCAGGCGAGAGTGTCGGGCAGGAAGCTTCGGTCTGTGCCAATGAAAGAATCCTTTGCTCTTGTGTCGGATGATGGAATCGCAGTGCCGAACGAGAACACGAATGCTAACACGCAACCCATGGCTCGCCAAGAGGCTCTCCAATGACAAGGGAGTGACACAGCGCAAGATCTTGTTCGAGCAAGCGATGAAGGTCCGGCAGGTCCGCCGGAAGGTGCTGAATCCACACGGAGCTATCCATCAGCGTGGACATCGCTACGCGGATCGGCTGTGGATGGCGTTCACGCGCGGATCGTTTCACCCGAGCTTCGCAAGTCGCATGGCAGCTTCACGCGAGATCGTGGCTTCCAGCCCCAAACGGACGAGGTGTGTTTCTTCCTGTATCCCCGTGAGCCGGGCCGCGCGCTTCATGAGCTGATCGTCTCTGTTCAGCGCCGTCCTCATGTGCATCAGTATGCGTTAGTGCGTCATCATGGTCAAGGATGAATGGCAGTAGGGGGCGGTGGCTTACGCTTGTGCCGAGGGAGACCACGTCCTATTCGGTAAACGATTGCGATGCCATATCACGCCCCTTCCTTGCCACCATCCGGCATGCATCGTATGATTGGCGCGATGGACCTCAAGACAGTGGATTCCAAACAGACGATGAGGGTTCTGCCTCAGCTGGTTCCGGACTCGGCGTGTTTTCGGTGTGATGTGTGTTGCCGCTTCCCGGAAGTCGATAGTTTTCTCCGCCCATACTTTACGCGAGAAGAAATCAACGATGCCGTGGCGCACGGAGTGTCCGAGTCGTGTTTCCCCGACCGGTCGGGCTCGCAGGTCGATCTGGTCAAGAATCCGACGGACGACGGGTATCTCTGTCCCGCGTTTGACTCGCAGTCTGGCCGGTGTGGAATCTACGACGTTCGCCCATTGGACTGTCGGCTGTACCCGCTGGCGTTGATGTGGGATGCATCGGGCCGGGAAGTCTTGCTGGGGTGGGATTCCAAATGCCCATTCATGCGCGACGCGCCCTCACGCGCCATTCGAGAGTATGCGGACCGTGTGGCGATGTCCCTGGCGGATGAGACGATCGTCGAGGGGCTCGTGGCTCACCCTCGTCTCATCGGCCGCTTTCAGGACGATGTGATCGTGCTCCAGGCGCTTCCGCACCTCACGGCGCGCCTTGTTCCGGCTCGAGTCGACGCCCGGCTCCGTCCACTGACGTGGTCGGACGCACCGCGTGTTGCGAAGGCGCTTGAGCGCGCGCAGGTGACGGGCCGTGAGACGCCGGCCGCGTTTGCATTCTCCTACCATTATATCTGGACCTCGCTGCTGCCCTATTGGTGGATGGAGCTCGATGACACGCTGTTTCTTTTTGCCCAGTCTCCGGACGGATGGTTCATGCCGCTTCCACCGCTTGGAGCCGGGCCTCTGGATCAGGCCGTGGAGCAGGCGTTCGCGCTGATGCGGTCGTGGAACGGGCCGTCGCCGGTGAGCCGAATCGACAACGTGATGGAGTCACAGCGGCATCGATTGGCCTGCGACGGCATTCAATTCCGCCGGAAAGAGGGAGACTATCTGTATTCCGTCGGGGCTCTGGCGGCCTTGGCCGGAGACCATTACAAATCCCATCGGGCGCTCTGCAATCGCGTGGCGCGAGAACAGGTTCTTACGAAAGGATCCTATCGAGCCGAGGACCACGCCGCATGCGCGCGTCTCTATCGGCGATGGGCGGAGCAGAAACGCCTGGGAACTCTCGATCAAATGGGAAAGCTGCTTTTGGAGGACGCGGAAATGGCTCATCTGCTTGCCTTGCAAGAGTATGAACGGATTGGCTTGTCGGGCATGGTCGTGAGAATCAACGATGACATCGCCGCCTATACCTTCGGTTACTGGTTGACCCCTCGAACCTGGTGCATCTTGTTGGAGGTCGCGGACCGTGCCGTTCCCGGTCTGGCCCAATGGATCTTCCGCGAAACCTGTCGAACCGCCATGGCGCAAGGGGCGGTTTCCGTCAATGCCATGGATGACGCGGGTCTTCCGGGACTGCGCGCAACCAAGTTGGCCTACCGTCCGTCCGCGATTCTGAGCACCTGGACGATCACAAGGATGACCACATGACCCAATCGGAAGAGCGAACCGCTTCAACGACGCGCCGGTATGAGTGGCTGACGTTCGTGATGGTGTTGATCACGCTGTTTACCTTGGGCGTGGGAACCTTTCTGCTGGGCCACGTTGAACGCAGTATCGTGGCGGCGGTCTGGATCCCGCTGTTGGTGGTGTTGTTGTGGTCGACGATTCGCTTACGGGCGGAGTATCGCCAAGCCCAACAAGAAAGCGCCTGGGCGCGGGCCGCCGAGGCGGCGTTGCTGCAAAGTCAGGAACGCAATCGAGCGATCGTCGATACGGCGCTCGACGGAGTCATCACCATCGATGCAGCCGGAATCGTGACCGAATGGAATGCCCAGGCTGCCGCGATTTTCGGATGGACCCGCGAAGAGGCGATGGGGAAGTTGCTTTCAGACACCATCATTCCCGATCGCGATCGAGAGGTGCACGCGCAAGGGATTCGAGAGTATCTCAAGACCGGAGTCGGCCCGGTGTTGAATCGTCGCATTGAGATCGCCGCGCGACATAAGGAAGGCCACGAGTTTCCGGTCGAACTCGCCGTCTCGCCGGCTCGCATCGGTGAAGCGTATATCTTCAGCGCGTTTGTGCGCGACATTACCGATCGCCGTCGGGCCGAACGACGGCTGGCCTCGCAATATGCGGTGACGCGTGTGCTGTCGGAGGCCGTGCGACTCGAAGAAGCGGTGCCGAAAATCATTCAAGCGGTCGGCGAGAGTCTCGAATGGGATCTCGGGGTATTCTGGAGACTGGATAAACAATCGGGCACGTTGCGGTGCCTCGATTACTGGCGAGTTGCATCGCGTGTCGCCGATGAGTTCATCGCGCAGATGCAGATCCAGACATTCAAGCCGGGCGTGGGATTGCCGGGTCGAATTTGGGAAAGCGGGCAACCGGTGTGGATTACAGACGTGACGCTCGATCCCGCCTTTGTCCGCGCGGAGTTGGCGGCCAAAGCCGGGCTGCATGGCGCGTTCGGGTTTCCGATTCGTGTCGGCGGCGAGGTGGAGGGCGTTGTTGAATTTTTCAGCCATCAGGCCCATGAGCCGGATAGCGAGCTGCTCAGTATGATCGCCGATGTCGGCCTGAAAATCGGACAATTCGGTGAACGCACGAGTGCGCAAGAGGCGTTGCGCCTGACGGAAGCGCAACTGCGTCAATCGCAGAAGATGGAGGCTGTGGGGCGGCTGGCCGGCGGCGTCGCCCATGATTTCAACAATCTCCTGACGGTGATTCGTGGATACAGTGAGTTGATCCTGAGTCGTTTGGCTCCGGCGGATCCCGCGCGGCGTGAAATGGAAGAAGTCAAAAAGGCCGCCGATCGCGCCGCCGGCCTGACCGGTCAACTCCTGGCATTCAGCCGCCGGCAATTTGTGGCGACGAAGATCGTGGATTTGAACGCCCTTGTCATGAACATGGACGGGATGCTGCGGCGGCTGTTGGGCGAGGACATCGTTGAACTGTGCGCGGACCTCGATCCACAACTGGGATCGATCAAGGTTGATCCGGGGCAGATCGAGCAAGTGATCATGAATTTGGCCGTGAATGCTCGAGATGCCATGCCGATGGGCGGTCAGCTGACCATCCAGACTCGCAATGTCACGATCGGGAAAGGCCCTCGGCGTGAAACCATGATGCTCGACGAAGGAGCCTACGTGCTCTTGTCGATCAGGGATACCGGCCAGGGAATGAGCGAGGAAACCCAATCGCACTTATTCGAGCCGTTTTTTACCACCAAGGAAAAAGGAAAGGGCACGGGTCTCGGGTTGTCGACCGTGTACGGTATCGTGAAGCAA includes the following:
- a CDS encoding type II toxin-antitoxin system VapB family antitoxin, with amino-acid sequence MHMRTALNRDDQLMKRAARLTGIQEETHLVRLGLEATISREAAMRLAKLG
- a CDS encoding phosphatidylglycerol lysyltransferase domain-containing protein; translated protein: MDLKTVDSKQTMRVLPQLVPDSACFRCDVCCRFPEVDSFLRPYFTREEINDAVAHGVSESCFPDRSGSQVDLVKNPTDDGYLCPAFDSQSGRCGIYDVRPLDCRLYPLALMWDASGREVLLGWDSKCPFMRDAPSRAIREYADRVAMSLADETIVEGLVAHPRLIGRFQDDVIVLQALPHLTARLVPARVDARLRPLTWSDAPRVAKALERAQVTGRETPAAFAFSYHYIWTSLLPYWWMELDDTLFLFAQSPDGWFMPLPPLGAGPLDQAVEQAFALMRSWNGPSPVSRIDNVMESQRHRLACDGIQFRRKEGDYLYSVGALAALAGDHYKSHRALCNRVAREQVLTKGSYRAEDHAACARLYRRWAEQKRLGTLDQMGKLLLEDAEMAHLLALQEYERIGLSGMVVRINDDIAAYTFGYWLTPRTWCILLEVADRAVPGLAQWIFRETCRTAMAQGAVSVNAMDDAGLPGLRATKLAYRPSAILSTWTITRMTT
- a CDS encoding PAS domain S-box protein, whose product is MTQSEERTASTTRRYEWLTFVMVLITLFTLGVGTFLLGHVERSIVAAVWIPLLVVLLWSTIRLRAEYRQAQQESAWARAAEAALLQSQERNRAIVDTALDGVITIDAAGIVTEWNAQAAAIFGWTREEAMGKLLSDTIIPDRDREVHAQGIREYLKTGVGPVLNRRIEIAARHKEGHEFPVELAVSPARIGEAYIFSAFVRDITDRRRAERRLASQYAVTRVLSEAVRLEEAVPKIIQAVGESLEWDLGVFWRLDKQSGTLRCLDYWRVASRVADEFIAQMQIQTFKPGVGLPGRIWESGQPVWITDVTLDPAFVRAELAAKAGLHGAFGFPIRVGGEVEGVVEFFSHQAHEPDSELLSMIADVGLKIGQFGERTSAQEALRLTEAQLRQSQKMEAVGRLAGGVAHDFNNLLTVIRGYSELILSRLAPADPARREMEEVKKAADRAAGLTGQLLAFSRRQFVATKIVDLNALVMNMDGMLRRLLGEDIVELCADLDPQLGSIKVDPGQIEQVIMNLAVNARDAMPMGGQLTIQTRNVTIGKGPRRETMMLDEGAYVLLSIRDTGQGMSEETQSHLFEPFFTTKEKGKGTGLGLSTVYGIVKQSGGTIGIESKPGQGTTCKIFFPKVKETAQGAPIVSETVGRAIGRETILVVEDDPSVRGLVQEALRLSGYEVLVARHGIEALLAGAKHPGPIHLLLTDVAMPQMSGPEVAEKLTVVRPAIKVLYMSGYPDHPVFEQSGVKRDTAFLQKPFTPHVLTQKVREVLDGKKVA